In Aerosakkonema funiforme FACHB-1375, the sequence CTTCGAGGTTTTTGAGAGCTGTTTCCAAATCGTCATTGACAATTTGGATATCGAATTCATTAGCAGCTTCAATTTCCTCTTTAGCGCGGCGGAGGCGACGAGTAATGGAATCTTCGGAATCTTGACCTCGACCGCGAATGCGATGCTCTAGTTCGCATAGGGAAGGTGGCAAGATAAATAGACGCAAGGCGGTAGGAAACGTCTGTCGAATTTGTCTTGCTCCTTCTAACTCAATTTCTAATATCACGCACTTGCCTTGAGAGATAAGCTTTTCTACGGGTCGGCGGGGCGTACCGTAGTAGTTGCCGGCAAATTGAGCCCATTCCAGCAGCTCGCCATGCTTCACCATTTCCTCGAACTCTTCGATACTGACGAAGTAATAATGCTGTCCGTCTATTTCCCCTGGACGGGGAAGACGGGTAGTTACGGATACGGAAAGTTCGAGTTCGGGATGGTGTTTGAGGAGCGATCGCAGCAATGTACCCTTGCCGACTCCACTTGGCCCCGTAAAAACGATCAGTCTGCCTGTCTGCATATTAACCATTTGAGATTTGAGATTTTAGATTTTAGATTGGTTTTTAGTCCAAAATCCCAAATCTAAAATCCAAAATGGACAGGTTTAATGTTCGCTAGCAGCACCATCTTTACTGATCACGAAGCGATTGGCGACCGTTTCCGGCTGAATCGCTGAGAGAATAACGTGGCTAGAATCAGTAATGATGACAGCCCTAGTGCGACGCCCGTAAGTTGCGTCAACTAGCTGGCCCCTATCCCTCGCGTCAGTGATGATACGCTTAATAGGGGCAGACTCCGGGCTGACAATGGCAACGACCCGGCTTGCAGAAACGATATTGCCAAAACCAATGTTGATTAGCTGAATATCCATGACAAATTGACCGCCTACCGATATGAGGAGCTAGTAATATAATTTCAATGGTAATTCCAAAAATTTGG encodes:
- the gmk gene encoding guanylate kinase, with amino-acid sequence MQTGRLIVFTGPSGVGKGTLLRSLLKHHPELELSVSVTTRLPRPGEIDGQHYYFVSIEEFEEMVKHGELLEWAQFAGNYYGTPRRPVEKLISQGKCVILEIELEGARQIRQTFPTALRLFILPPSLCELEHRIRGRGQDSEDSITRRLRRAKEEIEAANEFDIQIVNDDLETALKNLEAALFARC
- the remA gene encoding extracellular matrix/biofilm regulator RemA is translated as MDIQLINIGFGNIVSASRVVAIVSPESAPIKRIITDARDRGQLVDATYGRRTRAVIITDSSHVILSAIQPETVANRFVISKDGAASEH